A window of the Vicia villosa cultivar HV-30 ecotype Madison, WI unplaced genomic scaffold, Vvil1.0 ctg.000685F_1_1, whole genome shotgun sequence genome harbors these coding sequences:
- the LOC131630494 gene encoding cation/H(+) antiporter 4-like, whose product MVPVFEDYKKILFPYGSQDTLATIAALGYVLFLFETGVKMDFNMILKTGRKGWAIIVFGLIAPMVIGFFVRHLAGKSDLENITLEGDIVMVGHNTTSFVVIVSLLNDLKLLNSELGRLALSAALVGDIFSNVFVTFSSIMINTNHHIPIVIRFGSLVGIVIFILFIYRPTMFWIVEHTSEGKEVKDIYINIVIGTLFVLCWISGQLERGPIFLPFIFGLATPAGPLLGSTLIKRVHLLGIKLFLPIFMTTSTMKMEYGFWNLTKSPTFDIVMFVFFSGYFVKMVTCYLVSIFYKMPLKDGISLALLLNCKGVVEVTMYSTALDRNDISPKTYGVVMILIMISICMTHMLVKCLYDPSRKYVGYQKRNLFHMKSNSELKILVCIHKQHHVTFITRFIDLCYPIVEDPVTVDALHLIELAGRYSPIFISHKKKKVVALNLHDSYSDSVILSLKLYEHDKQGAAIVNPYTAISPVNLMHEDICHLALDKVSSLIILPFHRKWSSDGKVEYDDINIRTINCNVLDKSPCSVGILVNRAVYPTDSSLRLALVFLGGNDDREALCLAKRAARVTSIELVIYHIVDKNKSGKEKENLSTMLDIAMLKDVQLEQSRMGNVTFRGIEVEGGSQTLDVLRQMVDEHDFIIVGRRHGIDSHQTSGLQDWSEFPELGPVGDYLASSDLDCKASILVVQQQICL is encoded by the exons ATGGTGCCAGTATTTGAGGACTACAAGAAAATATTGTTTCCTTATGGAAGTCAAGATACACTTGCAACAATAGCAGCACTTGGTTATGTGTTATTCTTATTCGAAACCGGTGTAAAAATGGATTTCAACATGATTTTAAAAACAGGAAGAAAAGGATGGGCGATTATAGTTTTCGGGTTGATAGCTCCTATGGTAATTGGTTTCTTTGTCCGTCATTTAGCGGGTAAGagtgatcttgaaaatattactCTTGAAGGAGATATAGTAATGGTAGGACACAATACAACATCATTTGTAGTGATTGTTTCTCTTTTGAATGACCTTAAACTTCTAAACTCCGAACTTGGAAGATTAGCATTATCTGCTGCTTTGGTTGGTGACATATTCAGTAACGTTTTTGTAACTTTTTCATCTATTATGATTAATACCAATCACCATATTCCAATTGTTATAAGGTTTGGATCTTTAGTTGGCATTGTTATCTTCATTTTGTTTATCTATCGTCCTACCATGTTTTGGATTGTTGAACATACATCTGAAGGGAAAGAAGTTAAGGACATTTACATCAACATTGTTATTGGGACTCTTTTTGTTTTGTGTTGGATTTCGGGACAACTAGAAAGAGGTCCtatttttttaccttttattttcgGATTGGCTACGCCTGCAGGACCTCTCTTGGGATCTACATTGATTAAAAGGGTTCATTTATTGGGCATAAAATTGTTTTTGCCAATTTTCATGACTACTAGTACAATGAAGATGGAATATGGCTTCTGGAATTTAACAAAATCTCCCACGTTTGatattgttatgtttgttttctTTAGTGGTTACTTTGTCAAAATGGTAACATGTTATTTAGTCTCAATCTTTTACAAAATGCCTTTAAAAGATGGTATCTCTCTTGCCCTACTTTTGAACTGCAAAGGTGTTGTGGAAGTAACCATGTACTCTACTGCATTGGACAGAAAT GATATTAGCCCGAAAACATATGGTGTGGTTATGATATTAATCATGATTTCAATTTGCATGACTCACATGTTGGTAAAATGTTTGTATGATCCTTCAAGGAAATATGTTGGCTACCAAAAAAGAAACCTATTTCATATGAAATCCAACTCAGAACTAAAGATACTAGTTTGCATTCATAAACAACACCATGTAACTTTTATCACCAGATTTATTGATCTATGTTACCCTATAGTAGAAGATCCTGTCACCGTAGACGCATTGCATTTAATCGAATTAGCTGGACGGTACTCGCCAATTTTCATTTCTCACAAGAAGAAGAAAGTTGTTGCTTTAAACTTGCATGACTCTTATTCTGATAGTGTTATTCTTAGTCTCAAACTATATGAACATGACAAACAAGGTGCGGCAATTGTAAACCCTTACACAGCAATATCTCCAGTTAACTTAATGCATGAAGATATTTGTCACCTAGCATTGGACAAGGTTTCATCACTTATCATCCTTCCTTTTCATAGAAAATGGTCAAGTGATGGCAAAGTTGAATACGATGATATAAACATAAGGACTATAAATTGTAATGTATTGGACAAATCTCCATGCTCAGTTGGAATCTTAGTGAATCGTGCCGTTTATCCAACAGATTCATCGCTTCGATTAGCCTTGGTGTTTTTGGGTGGAAATGATGATAGAGAGGCTTTATGTTTAGCGAAACGGGCGGCACGAGTCACTAGCATTGAGCTTGTGATATACCACATTGTAGACAAGAACAAAAGTGGAAAGGAAAAGGAAAATTTGTCGACAATGCTTGATATAGCAATGTTAAAAGATGTGCAGTTAGAACAGTCTAGAATGGGAAATGTAACATTTAGAGGAATAGAAGTGGAGGGTGGATCACAAACACTTGATGTTCTTCGTCAAATGGTAGATGAACATGATTTTATTATAGTTGGTAGAAGACATGGAATTGATTCTCATCAGACTTCTGGGCTTCAAGATTGGAGTGAGTTTCCTGAGTTGGGTCCTGTTGGAGATTATTTGGCTTCCTCAGATCTTGATTGCAAGGCATCAATTTTAGTGGTGCAACAACAAATATGCTTATAG